Proteins from a single region of candidate division WOR-3 bacterium:
- a CDS encoding NfeD family protein — protein MWITWAWLIFAAVFIVGEIFTAGFFLICFGIGAAAAGIVSMIEVHPLWQWVAFVLLSAVSFAFARKFSDKVTKKQPRGVGADRLIGMKGVVTEKIINHENSGFVRVENEIWKASAESDEEIDKDVEIEVVEKKGVHLIVRKTKKGV, from the coding sequence ATGTGGATAACATGGGCTTGGCTTATTTTTGCCGCAGTGTTTATCGTAGGTGAGATTTTTACTGCGGGTTTCTTTCTTATCTGTTTTGGAATAGGCGCCGCCGCCGCGGGTATCGTTTCGATGATAGAAGTTCATCCTCTCTGGCAATGGGTCGCTTTTGTTTTACTTTCAGCTGTTTCGTTCGCTTTTGCCAGGAAATTTTCCGACAAAGTCACAAAAAAACAGCCCCGTGGGGTAGGAGCCGACAGGCTTATTGGAATGAAAGGCGTGGTGACTGAAAAAATAATAAATCATGAAAACAGCGGTTTCGTAAGGGTAGAAAACGAGATTTGGAAAGCATCTGCTGAGTCAGACGAAGAAATTGATAAAGATGTCGAAATTGAGGTGGTTGAAAAAAAGGGTGTTCATTTAATTGTAAGAAAAACAAAGAAAGGAGTCTGA